A genomic segment from Aspergillus chevalieri M1 DNA, chromosome 7, nearly complete sequence encodes:
- a CDS encoding uncharacterized protein (COG:S;~EggNog:ENOG410Q0TJ) codes for MSGLNPFRLSRKPDALPVTTQFVDDSLFAPAGAPVNDNENKNEDIKAFDAQDNVNQNPAAATHTAESTTTTASTRDVDTTSVSSDDGSTSDPFRQASHLSDNDGDGGSYKETRRDSAVQPDSLSSAPFTSADTSVTKESNTLHPNSAKRASRPLPPPPTGSRTANNSSTDVSQLSTRSGTVNKRTSVTDIDTRSLGSRSGNKEKKPPPPPKSHHGKLINNPAQPVPAESKRFSFHDSSSETSFYTPSTPSQSSKPSVQVDYFSSVSNENQNPNQNPNTRATDTLKRSQSQYKRPPTPPLSRRHSQMKRSKSTLSSKQNQNRLSLPVGSESIKPSPPPSPGATTTSLNPPVQRTSRPLSLQTDENTLKHTSSLKEQAPSPLSPTAESPLSRTTSIRRTASGSSSATAPPPPPPPRRARYSNDSARPTSYVQPKKTEEESTFQPQPSNANNILEDLSRLQKEVDDLRGRYESRQSNH; via the exons ATGTCTGGATTAAATCCTTTCCGCCTTAGTAGGAAGCCTGACG CGCTTCCGGTTACGACGCAATTCGTTGATGATTCGCTTTTCGCTCCGGCTGGGGCTCCGGTTAATGATAATGAGAATAAAAATGAGGATATAAAGGCGTTTGACGCGCAGGACAACGTGAATCAGAACCCCGCCGCTGCTACTCATACCGCCGAGTCAACGACGACAACGGCATCGACTAGGGATGTTGATACTACATCCGTATCGTCCGACGATGGCTCGACGTCAGATCCCTTCCGGCAGGCTTCACATTTGAGCGATAACGATGGCGATGGCGGGAGTTACAAGGAGACTCGACGGGATTCCGCCGTTCAGCCCGACAGTTTATCGTCGGCACCTTTTACGAGCGCAGATACATCGGTCACGAAAGAAAGCAACACGTTACATCCAAATTCGGCAAAACGGGCTAGTCGTCCacttcctccgcctccgaCGGGGTCCCGGACTGCGAATAATAGCAGCACCGATGTCTCTCAGTTATCTACACGTTCGGGGACGGTAAACAAACGTACGTCAGTTACGGATATCGATACAAGATCCCTGGGTAGCCGGTCAGGgaacaaggagaagaagccaccGCCTCCTCCGAAGAGCCATCATGGGAAATTAATCAATAATCCTGCGCAGCCGGTGCCGGCCGAATCGAAACGCTTTTCCTTCCATGATTCTTCTTCCGAGACCTCGTTCTACACGCCGAGTACGCCGTCGCAGTCTAGCAAGCCGTCTGTCCAAGTGGACTATTTCTCGTCAGTTTCGAATGAAAATCAGAATCCGAATCAGAACCCCAACACCAGAGCGACGGACACGCTCAAGCGCAGTCAGTCTCAATACAAGCGTCCGCCCACGCCACCGCTCAGCCGACGACATAGTCAGATGAAGAGATCCAAATCTACATTATCATCGAAACAGAATCAGAACCGATTGTCACTACCGGTTGGGAGCGAGAGTATCAAGCCATCCCCGCCTCCGAGTCCAGGTGCCACCACCACGTCATTAAACCCGCCGGTGCAACGAACGTCGAGGCCATTGTCGTTGCAAACGGACGAGAATACATTGAAACATACCTCGTCTCTTAAAGAACAAGCGCCGTCGCCGCTATCACCCACCGCGGAATCACCACTATCTCGAACGACATCTATCCGACGAACAGCGTCCGGATCCTCATCAGCCACAGCGCCtcctccaccgccgccgccgcgacGAGCTCGTTATAGCAACGATAGCGCCCGACCTACCAGCTACGTgcagccgaagaagacggaAGAAGAGAGTACCTTTCAACCTCAACCATCGAACGCGAATAATATACTGGAAGATCTGTCGCGGTTACAGAAGGAGGTGGACGATCTACGAGGACGGTATGAAAGCCGTCAGAGCAATCATTAG
- the ECO1 gene encoding ESCO family N-acetyltransferase (COG:L;~EggNog:ENOG410PMEH;~InterPro:IPR028009,IPR033257,IPR028005;~PFAM:PF13880,PF13878;~go_function: GO:0016407 - acetyltransferase activity [Evidence IEA];~go_process: GO:0000070 - mitotic sister chromatid segregation [Evidence IEA];~go_process: GO:0007062 - sister chromatid cohesion [Evidence IEA];~go_process: GO:0045132 - meiotic chromosome segregation [Evidence IEA]), producing MPWTVTNSFKRGLMKTYGRPLWRVYDDDQNPAAKKRRVQAGDESDQAEANLQYAIRESSAAILSSPSRRNSIVLSEATQDDDLSTPPSSPPPRLSPPPANTRKPTFSFLKRKHSATKDGANGTPLSEVNSNSVRSSADPPKKKQKQSSQPSQQRQQQQPTLKQMQIDVGRDVRKTCTTCGMEYNPTNTEDAALHKKFHDMNSTGVDLGKAFMRANACRWVYEATRFDEGYVVIVDRKASPSAKNQAKKVLEVISKELSSPEIPDDVLWSQVEPPKDQQHESLEKVDRYKVFLHMKDSRCVGACLTERIWESKPVQKSATQANGVGAERPSNNSSSITVGDETHPAIVGISRIWTSGSSRRKGIAMDLLDCVVVNFIYGMEIPREQIAFSQPTESGNRLIQSFFGPDEPWHVYNES from the exons ATGCCGTGGACTGTAACAAATTCATTCAAGCG AGGCCTCATGAAAACTTACGGAAGACCCTTGTGGCGCGTCTACGACGACGACCAAAACCCTGCCGCGAAGAAGAGACGCGTCCAAGCAGGCGACGAGTCCGACCAAGCGGAAGCCAATCTGCAGTATGCCATACGCGAGTCCTCCGCCGCCATCCTATCCAGTCCGTCGCGTCGCAATTCAATCGTTCTCTCAGAGGCCACGCAGGATGATGACCTCTCAACACCTCCCTCGTCGCCGCCACCCAGGTTGAGCCCCCCGCCGGCCAACACGCGGAAACCCACGTTTTCGTTCCTCAAGCGCAAGCACTCTGCGACCAAGGACGGTGCCAATGGCACCCCGCTTTCCGAGGTGAACTCCAACAGTGTGCGCTCGTCGGCCGATCCGCCGAAGAAAAAGCAGAAACAGTCGTCGCAGCCGTCACAACAAcggcagcagcaacagccgaCTCTGAAACAGATGCAGATCGACGTGGGACGGGATGTGCGCAAAACATGTACGACTTGTGGGATGGAGTATAATCCTACCAATACGGAGGATGCGGCTTTGCATAAGAAATTTCATGATATGAACTCCACCGGAGTGGATCTTGGGAAGGCGTTTATGCGGGCGAATGCATGTCGTTGGGTTTACGAAGCGACTCGATTCGATGAGGGCTATGTGGTCATCGTGGATCGCAAAGCATCGCCCTCTGCGAAGAACCAGGCGAAGAAAGTGTTGGAGGTTATCAGCAAGGAACTTTCATCTCCGGAGATCCCGGACGATGTCCTCTGGAGCCAAGTCGAGCCTCCCAAAGATCAACAACACGAGTCATTGGAGAAAGTCGATCGCTACAAGGTCTTCCTACATATGAAGGACAGTCGCTGCGTGGGAGCATGTCTGACGGAGCGGATTTGGGAATCAAAACCTGTCCAAAAGTCGGCAACACAGGCCAACGGTGTCGGTGCCGAACGCCCGTCCAACAACAGCTCCTCGATTACAGTTGGAGATGAGACACATCCCGCCATCGTCGGCATTTCGCGGATCTGGACGTCAGGCTCTTCCCGACGGAAAGGAATTGCCATGGATCTCTTGGACTGTGTGGTGGTGAATTTCATCTACGGAATGGAAATTCCCAGGGAGCAGATTGCCTTCAGTCAGCCCACCGAGAGTGGGAATCGTTTGATTCAGTCATTCTTTGGGCCTGATGAGCCGTGGCATGTTTACAATGAGAGTTGA
- the EMG1 gene encoding 18S rRNA pseudouridine methyltransferase (BUSCO:EOG09263DFA;~COG:J;~EggNog:ENOG410PGWK;~InterPro:IPR029028,IPR005304,IPR029026;~PFAM:PF03587;~go_function: GO:0008168 - methyltransferase activity [Evidence IEA]) encodes MADTTQVAGKRKRARTQSCPPPELPQLVAEQHVPIPPHDKDTKRLIVVLSNASLETYRAASGRSGPGRDEKYSLLNSDEHIGVMRKMNRDISEARPDITHQCLLTLLDSPVNKAGRLQIYIHTAKGVLIEVNPSVRIPRTFKRFAGLMVQLLHRLSIRSTNSQEKLLKVIKNPITDHLPPNCRKVTLSFEAPVVRTTDYVESLGPNESICIFVGAMAKGHDDFADSFKDDTISISNYSLSASVACSKFCHAAEEAWDIL; translated from the exons ATGGCAGACACGACTCAAGTGGCCGGAAAGAGAAAGCGTGCGA GAACCCAGTCCTGCCCTCCACCCGAATTGCCCCAGCTGGTCGCTGAGCAGCACGTTCCCATCCCTCCCCATGACAAGGACACCAAGCGTTTGATTGTTGTTCTCTCCAATGCCAGCTTGGAGACCTACCGGGCTGCCAGCGGACGCAGCGGTCCCGGTCGCGACGAGAAGTACTCGTTGCTGAACAGTGATGAGCACATCGGTGTCATGCGCAAGATGAACCGTGACATTAGCGAGGCTCGACCGGATATTACACATCAG TGCCTTCTGACCCTCCTCGACTCGCCCGTCAACAAGGCCGGAAGACTGCAAATCTACATCCACACCGCCAAAGGGGTTCTGATTGAAGTGAACCCCTCCGTCCGTATTCCCAGAACCTTCAAACGGTTCGCCGGTTTGATGGTTCAACTCCTTCACCGGTTGTCTATCCGCTCGACAAACTCCCAGGAGAAGTTGCTGAAGGTCATCAAGAACCCCATCACGGACCACCTTCCCCCCAACTGCCGGAAGGTGACTCTCAGTTTCGAGGCTCCCGTAGTGCGGACCACCGACTACGTCGAGTCACTGGGTCCCAACGAGAGCATTTGCATCTTCGTTGGTGCCATGGCCAAGGGTCACGATGACTTTGCCGACTCCTTCAAAGATGATACCATCAGTATCAGCAACTACAGTCTGAGTGCAAGTGTGGCTTGCAGTAAATTCTGCCATGCTGCCGAAGAAGCCTGGGACATCCTTTGA
- a CDS encoding uncharacterized protein (COG:E;~EggNog:ENOG410PW2Z;~InterPro:IPR037523,IPR029068), translated as MPLAHLTLTVRDVRAATSFFLACLQPLGYQFVGRHEDYIGFGQKTNEPADFWITEQKPGLPAGAAHLAFPAPSREAVGKFFMAALKAGGRVHGEPKLRDPESGYYSAAIIDSNGNSVEAVYRPGHSSARSAVSSSIDSTVSITTKSSSRASSRTQTTVPSRSEARSHTSRASTKVERPHPSEKPRDLREPRESRESRDSRDSRDPREFREARESRESRESRGPRESREPRDMRESREPRESRGSKESTASSNSRRGSSTAQAQAYAAQQRDHQQREQQQQSDGSSRAAKTLVGSLIGAAAGAALAYAWSGNNSQSPSSEDTASQPTQPTQPAQPTQSGQSAQQPPRERTYQQAPSSRSSSQTAQTLPIRAIEAGGSYFPPKQPDPPRPGLTRSVTSKNPRASTIYEGSEYGGKSEASRTYLDDSGRRASDGGAAFGLPDIANLPLRAIEYPPPTYSKANEPSRAIDDKRSMYSASTARPSNASYQYQYQDDRDRNRDSAYALSHSNSNNNKYNPNSTASRTPRNIPLPDSIASYRPSNASGSGTDTGSYTSARGAPLTEGSLASFRSNSTVPIPESVVNVDVDTDVTPDDSVSQISSNGHRSKAMPRQMPAPAPARSGVSASALSKRSSRFEEPVRPDDSISQVSCNSRSTARAGGGERRSQAV; from the exons ATGCCTCTGGCTCACCTTACCCTCACAGTTCGGGATGTTCGAGCTGCCACTTCGTTCTTTCTCGCTTGCCTGCAACCCCTCGGTTACCAATTCGTTGGTCGCCATGAAGATTACATCGGTTTCGGGCAAAAGACCAACGAGCCAGCTGACTTTTGGATAACAGAACAGAAGCCAGG ACTACCCGCTGGCGCAGCACATCTCGCCTTCCCCGCCCCCTCAAGAGAAGCAGTGGGCAAATTCTTTATGGCAGCCTTGAAAGCCGGAGGAAGAGTACACGGGGAACCGAAACTGCGCGATCCCGAATCCGGGTACTACAGTGCCGCCATTATAGACTCTAACGGGAACAGCGTCGAGGCTGTCTACCGTCCGGGCCACTCGTCTGCAAGGTCGGCGGTTAGCTCGTCGATTGACAGTACTGTTTCTATTACCACTAAGAGTAGCTCGAGGGCCAGCTCTAGAACGCAGACTACTGTGCCGTCTCGGTCAGAAGCCCGGTCGCATACGTCAAGGGCTAGCACTAAGGTGGAGAGACCTCATCCGTCGGAGAAGCCGAGGGACTTGAGAGAACCGAGAGAGTCTAGAGAGTCGAGGGACTCGAGGGACTCGAGGGATCCGAGAGAGTTTAGAGAAGCCAGGGAGTCGAGGGAATCCAGGGAATCACGGGGACCAAGGGAATCAAGGGAACCGAGAGACATGAGGGAGTCGAGAGAGCCAAGGGAATCACGCGGGTCAAAGGAGTCGACTGCTAGCTCGAATAGCAGACGGGGGAGTTCGACGGCCCAGGCTCAGGCCTATGCAGCCCAGCAGCGAGATCACCAGCAGCGagagcaacagcagcagtcTGATGGCAGCAGCCGGGCGGCTAAGACGCTCGTTGGCTCGCTCAtcggtgctgcagcaggtgCTGCTCTTGCCTATGCCTGGAGTGGTAATAACTCTCAGTCGCCATCGTCGGAAGATACAGCTTCGCAGCCTACACAGCCCACGCAACCTGCGCAGCCCACCCAGTCTGGTCAGTCCGCACAACAGCCACCCCGCGAACGAACTTACCAACAAGCGCCGTCCTCGCGGTCCTCGTCCCAGACAGCACAGACACTACCTATCAGAGCCATCGAGGCCGGCGGCTCATACTTCCCGCCGAAGCAACCGGATCCCCCTCGTCCAGGCCTGACCCGCAGCGTCACGTCGAAGAACCCCCGCGCCAGCACCATCTACGAAGGCTCCGAATATGGCGGCAAATCCGAGGCCAGCCGTACATATCTCGACGACAGCGGCCGTCGTGCCTCTGACGGTGGAGCCGCCTTCGGTCTCCCAGACATTGCAAACCTACCCCTCCGAGCCATCGAGTATCCCCCACCTACATACAGCAAGGCAAACGAACCATCGCGGGCGATAGACGACAAACGCAGCATGTACTCCGCCTCCACAGCCCGCCCCTCCAACGCCAGTTACCAATACCAATACCAGGACGACCGCGACCGCAACCGCGACTCCGCCTACGCCCTCTCCCActccaacagcaacaacaacaaataCAATCCCAACAGCACCGCCTCCCGCACCCCCCGCAACATCCCTCTTCCGGACTCAATAGCCTCCTACCGCCCCAGCAACGCCAGCGGCAGCGGCACAGACACCGGATCATACACATCCGCGCGCGGCGCCCCCCTCACAGAAGGCTCTCTCGCATCTTTCCGCAGCAACTCCACAGTCCCCATCCCTGAAAGCGTGGTGAATGTCGACGTCGACACAGACGTCACGCCGGATGACTCGGTGAGCCAGATTTCGTCGAACGGGCACCGGTCAAAGGCGATGCCGAGGCAGATGCCTGCGCCTGCACCTGCGCGGTCTGGAGTTTCGGCGTCGGCGCTGTCGAAGCGGTCGAGTCGGTTTGAGGAGCCGGTTAGACCGGATGATAGTATTAGTCAGGTTTCGTGTAATTCGAGGTCGACGGCTAgggctggtggtggtgagcgGAGGAGTCAAGCTGTATAG
- a CDS encoding uncharacterized protein (COG:S;~EggNog:ENOG410PMKM), translated as MPSFPDTPLVRPRDDGLQLSYQLPHRVHAAKAYPILAPNGSSIIIYGYENGLKVVWRGGRRFSVPKAASPNGDKSKKPKDDAVMIIDSDDENSPEAQKEETVYDFEEEETEVDPARPFEEILRQIDIPLGSKVLDLAVPRVLPEAARSVLDPFPPLLNRSIVVAAVCADFSTRIVTLPLKPPHTVQTDPSTWDIQMLSIAGGVSHQEIPRGVSITFTCQGVENNGNTAERWDLLVATHSAEASGLLLIHRITLSEESSHGQVSYRLSDEDIDSRRRYLPAPAQTIAFNPSGYPSTRHATLLVAFHGCVKIYSCFSTKPSKASRRTGPQNDYEITETEGRWLISLFPGFESTPSELPRRKTIIDADWVLGGRAVMVLMADGEWGVWDIEGAGPGTAKGPLQRQSSVQGVTGGSLTTFSVSGRILSPLSNKTDLGETEQRPKFAPLTPATKRVREDTLLKGSVGSSTNPSMCGELSVFQTNSARDALPDESILLRHGSQSAVIPSLLALWRNTVKAAGTFDSSNRCRVSTIQDVHLMGEHFTGIGHLPAASRQTRKTGDRREFDILVTAERRIMILAPQLVEPHYESASRPAEEPITTEVDQLMLRRGELDVNGMDRVLSGMASGNRSLRMGSPIKRARIFT; from the exons ATGCCCTCATTTCCCGATACGCCCTTGGTAAGGCCAAGGGACGATGGCCTGCAGCTCAG CTACCAACTCCCTCACCGCGTCCACGCTGCAAAAGCTTATCCTATCCTCGCCCCGAACGGCTCCTCGATTATCATCTACGGCTATGAAAATGGATTGAAGGTGGTCTGGAGAGGTGGAAGACGGTTTTCGGTCCCGAAAGCAGCATCCCCGAACGGGGATAAGtcgaagaagcccaaggACGATGCGGTCATGATCATTGATTCGGACGATGAAAACAGCCCAGAGGCGCAGAAAGAAGAGACTGTGTATGAttttgaagaggaggaaacaGAGGTTGACCCTGCTCGCCCTTTCGAAGAAATCCTCCGACAGATCGATATCCCGCTGGGAAGCAAAGTTCTTGACTTGGCTGTACCGCGCGTTCTCCCGGAGGCTGCACGCTCAGTGCTTGACCCGTTCCCGCCTCTGTTGAATCGTTcgattgtggtggctgcTGTCTGCGCAGACTTCTCGACGCGAATCGTTACACTGCCGTTGAAACCACCGCACACTGTTCAGACCGATCCGTCGACATGGGACATTCAGATGCTTTCCATCGCTGGCGGAGTCTCTCACCAGGAAATTCCGCGGGGTGTCTCGATTACATTTACGTGCCAGGGGGTTGAAAACAATGGAAACACGGCGGAAAGATGGGATCTCCTTGTGGCAACTCATTCTGCGGAGGCGTCGGGACTGCTTTTGATACACCGGATTACGCTATCGGAGGAATCCAGCCATGGCCAGGTCAGCTACCGGCTGTCAGACGAGGATATCGACTCTAGAAGACGCTATTTGCCCGCTCCTGCCCAGACAATCGCCTTCAATCCCTCTGGGTACCCGTCAACTCGCCATGCGACCCTGCTCGTAGCATTCCACGGATGCGTGAAAATTTATTCGTGCTTCTCTACCAAGCCATCCAAGGCGTCGCGAAGGACCGGGCCGCAGAACGACTACGAGATTACGGAGACGGAAGGGAGATGGCTCATTAGTCTCTTCCCTGGTTTTGAATCAACGCCTTCGGAGCTTCCACGCCGAAAGACCATCATTGACGCTGATTGGGTGCTTGGAGGACGTGCAGTAATGGTCTTGATGGCCGACGGGGAATGGGGAGTCTGGGACATCGAGGGGGCTGGTCCGGGGACGGCAAAGGGACCTCTGCAGCGCCAGTCTAGTGTTCAAGGAGTCACTGGAGGTTCTCTGACCACATTCTCTGTCAGCGGCCGCATTCTGAGTCCGCTGAGCAACAAGACGGACTTGGGTGAGACCGAGCAGCGACCGAAATTCGCTCCCCTGACACCAGCCACGAAGCGGGTGCGTGAAGACACTCTGCTCAAAGGCTCGGTCGGGTCGTCCACCAATCCATCCATGTGCGGCGAATTGTCCGTGTTCCAAACCAACTCAGCAAGAGATGCGTTGCCTGACGAGTCGATCCTGCTGCGCCACGGAAGCCAAAGTGCAGTCATCCCCAGCCTGCTAGCCCTATGGCGCAACACAGTCAAAGCCGCCGGCACATTCGACTCATCGAACCGCTGCCGCGTGTCTACAATCCAAGACGTCCACCTGATGGGCGAACACTTCACAGGCATCGGCCATCTCCCCGCAGCGTCTCGCCAGACTCGCAAGACCGGCGACCGCCGGGAATTCGACATCCTTGTTACCGCAGAGCGTCGCATAATGATCCTTGCCCCACAACTGGTCGAACCGCATTATGAATCGGCCTCTCGACCAGCAGAGGAACCAATCACTACAGAAGTAGACCAACTCATGCTCCGTCGTGGCGAACTCGACGTGAACGGCATGGACCGAGTGCTGAGCGGTATGGCGAGTGGGAATCGCTCACTCCGGATGGGAAGCCCGATCAAACGAGCGCGCATTTTTACTTAA